A window of the Nitrospirota bacterium genome harbors these coding sequences:
- the secE gene encoding preprotein translocase subunit SecE — MGNVKDFFEEVKTETKKTTFPSKEDTIGTTLVVIVFVLICTIYMWAVDVSLTTIIAKILP, encoded by the coding sequence ATAGGTAATGTAAAAGACTTTTTTGAGGAAGTTAAGACAGAAACCAAAAAGACCACATTTCCATCAAAGGAAGACACAATTGGAACCACCCTTGTTGTAATTGTTTTTGTTTTGATATGTACGATTTACATGTGGGCTGTAGACGTATCATTAACAACAATAATTGCAAAGATACTTCCATAA
- the rpmG gene encoding 50S ribosomal protein L33, producing the protein MRDIITLACGECKNRNYSTTKNKRNTQDKIELKKYCSCCRKHTPHKEVK; encoded by the coding sequence ATGCGCGATATAATAACGCTGGCTTGTGGTGAATGTAAGAACCGTAATTATTCAACAACAAAGAACAAAAGGAATACTCAGGACAAAATAGAGTTGAAGAAGTATTGTTCCTGTTGCAGGAAACATACGCCGCATAAAGAGGTGAAGTGA